One window of Chryseobacterium indologenes genomic DNA carries:
- a CDS encoding Lrp/AsnC family transcriptional regulator — MNYQLDEIDKKILDFLVENTRMPFTEIAKQMDVSAGTIHVRVKKMEDAGIILGSSLNIDYGKLDYHFTAFIGILLTKSNRTQEVLKELSTLPNVIEASVISGKYNIFCKVRAKNTDDAKRIIYQIDDIQDVMRTESMISMEEFLSDKNRLINAISI; from the coding sequence ATGAACTATCAACTGGACGAAATAGACAAGAAAATTCTTGATTTCTTAGTAGAAAACACAAGAATGCCTTTTACTGAAATTGCAAAGCAGATGGATGTTTCTGCTGGAACAATTCACGTAAGAGTGAAAAAGATGGAAGATGCAGGTATTATTTTGGGATCATCTCTTAATATCGATTATGGTAAGCTGGACTATCACTTTACAGCTTTCATAGGGATCCTTTTGACAAAATCAAACCGTACTCAGGAAGTATTGAAAGAATTGTCAACATTACCTAACGTCATTGAAGCTAGCGTTATTTCCGGAAAATATAATATTTTCTGCAAAGTAAGAGCTAAGAATACCGATGATGCTAAAAGAATTATTTATCAGATAGATGACATTCAGGACGTAATGAGAACTGAAAGTATGATCTCTATGGAAGAATTCTTAAGTGACAAAAATAGATTGATCAACGCTATCTCTATATAA